CGACCACAATAATGCCCGGTTTTACGCATCTTCAGCACGCCCAGCCGACAACTCTCGCCCATTACCTCCTTGCCTACGAAAGCCTCTTTGCCCGTGACACGTCCCGTCTTTTCGACGCATATACCCGTGTGAATATCTCTCCTCTGGGTTCAGCCGCCTTTGCCGGAACGGGTTTTCCGATCGACCGTAACCTCACCGCCGAATACCTCGGATTTGCAAACCCGATGGAAAACAGCATGGACGCTGTTGCGAATCGTGATTTTATCGCAGAAACGCTCAGCGATCTTGCCATCCTGATGACAAATATCAGCCGGATCTGTGAAGAGCTGATCCTCTGGTCGACCTCGTTTGTTAAATTCGTTGATCTGGATGATGCCTACTGCTCGACAAGCAGCATTATGCCGCAGAAGAAAAATCCGGACACACTAGAGATCATGCGGGCAAAAAGCGCCGCCGTGATCGGTGAACTTACCGCTGCTCTCACCCTGATCAAATCCCTGCCTATGAGCTATAACCGGGATCTTCAGGATCTGAACCCGCATCTCTGGAATGCGTTCCATCAGACAAATACTTCGATCCCTCTCCTCGCAGAAATCATTTCTACTGCAGAGTTCAATGTTCCTGCGATGAAAAAGCAGGCAACGGTCGGCAATACTACCGCCACCGAACTTGCTGATTTCCTTGTCCGCGAGTATAATATTCCATTCAGAACTGCCCACAACATAGTCGGCAGGGCAGTTAAACTCGGATCCCTCGATCTCGATGTAGTGAATGGTGCGGCAATAGAGCTTGCAAAGATCTCACTCAAAGAAAAGGGACTGACTGAAGACACGATCAAAAAAGTCCTTCATCCGGCAACTATCCTCCGGCAGAAGCAGAGTTTCGGCTCGCCGAATCCGAAGATGATGAAAAAAGCCGTAAAAGTCGCAGATATCCGTCTGGTCCAGGACCAGGTGACCGGCGATATCCTGCAGGATCAGCTGAGAGATGCTGATGAAAAAATGAAAACAGCTATACAGGAACTTGATTTATGAATCTGAATAACAGTGACCCGGTAACCGTAGAATTTGCGGGAATCGAGATGGACGGTATTTTTATCAACCGTTCCGGCGAACATGCGATCGTAAAACTTTCGAGCGGCTACAATATCTGTGTCCCCGAATCGCTCTGCTCACCAAAGGAAAAGACCGCCTCTGCAGAAAAACCAGCAGTAATTCCTTTGAATCAGGATGCATCCCTGCCGCTTCTCTCAATAATCTCGACCGGCGGTACGATCGCAAGTACCGTTGATTACCGAACCGGTGCCGTATCATCAAAATTCACAGCCGAAGATATTCTCCGAAGCATCCCTGAACTTGCCGGGATCGCCCGTTATCATACGCTTCAGCCCTTCCAGGTCTTATCTGAAAACATGAATCCCGCCATGTGGCAGGAACTTACCCGGAACATTCACGACGAGATCCTCAAAGGTGCTCAGGGGATCATTGTCACGCATGGAACCGATACCATGCTCTATAGCGCTGCGGCCGTTTCCTTTATGCTGAGTACGCCTGTCCCAATCATATTCGTCGGAGCTCAGCGGAGTGCCGACCGTCCAAGCAGTGACAATGCAATGAATGCGATCTGCTCAGCAAAAGCTGCCGTCAGTGATCTTGGCGAGGTCGTTATCTGTATGCACGCAAACGAGAGCGATACGAAATGTGCTCTTCACCGGGCGACCAGAGTCCGCAAAAATCATACATCCCGCCGTGATGCGTTTCAGAGCATCGGCCGTGAGCCCGTCGGCAGTATAGAATATCCCGAAGGTACGGTCGTTCTCGCAAAAGATGCCGTCCTTCGCGGAACAAAGGAGCTTCGTCTCTCTGATAATCTTGTATCGAACTGCGGTCTTCTTCAGTATTATCCTGGTATGAATCCGGCGGTCATCGATGCATTCAAAGGCTACAAAGGTCTTGTGATCGCAGGAACCGGTCTTGGACATGTGGGAACTGATTGTATCGAGAGTATCACCCGCCTTACGGCGTCCGGAACTACCGTTATCATGACCTCACAGTGTCAGGCCGGCAGCGTGTGTGATCGGGTGTATGAGACCGGACGTGACCTTCTGGATGCGGGTGTCATCGAAGGAGGAAGTATGCTTCCCGAAGTCGCACTCGTAAAACTTATGTGGGTGCTAGGAAATGCCACCCGAAAAGAGGATATTCGCCGCCTTATGCAGACGAATCTCAAGGGTGAACTTGAATATGATCTCTGGAGGTGTGCATAATGGATTATGCAGCAATAGGTCTGAAAGCAGGACTGGAGATCCACCAGCAGCTCAATACCACAGAAAAGCTCTTCTGCCACTCGCCGACGGTCGTTCGCGACTCAGCCGAACACAACGGGGAGATCAGCAGGTATCTTCGTATCGCAACGTCCGAGATGGGCGATGTGGACCGTGCAGCTAAAGAAGAGCTGATGAATCAGCGTCTGTTTACCTACTACACGTATGATTCCACCGGTCTTGTCGAGATCGACGAAGAGCCGCCTGCCCCCCTGAACCCTGATGCACTTGACGTCGTGCTGACGATCGCCAAGATGTTTGACATGACTCCCCTTCCGGAGATCCACACGATGAGGAAGATGATCGTGGATGGTTCGGCAACGAGCGGGTTCCAGAGAACTGCCCTGGTCGCGCTGAACGGATCGATCGAGCACTCCTGTAGGGTCGAAACCATAGCAGTCGAAGAAGAGGCATGTCAGCGTATCGAGGACACGATCTTCTCTGTCGACAGACTGGGGATCCCGCTTATCGAGATCACCACCTCACCCTGTATGAAGACCCCTGACGAGGTCCATGATGTCGCTCAGTATATCGGTATGACGCTTCGCTCGACCGGTCGGGTAAAGCGTGGTATCGGCACGATCCGCCAAGACGTCAATGTCTCGATCAGAGACGGCGCCCGTGTGGAGATCAAAGGTGTCCAGGAACTTGATCTCATCGCCGAGGTCGTCCGCCGTGAGGTCCAGAGGCAGCTCTCTCTTCTTGCGATCAAAGACGAACTTGTCGCGAGAAATGCAATAGTCAACGGAGAAGTGTATGATGTTACCGCCGTCTTCTCCCAGACCCAGTCCCAGGTTTTGAAGAAAGCCCGCGTCATTCTTGGAACCGTTCTTCACGGTTTTAACGGTCTCGTTGGTCTGGAGATCCAGCCGGATCGCCGTCTGGGGTCGGAGATGTCCGATTACGCAAAGAAATGCGGTGTCGGCGGGCTCTTCCACACCGACGAACTTCCGGCATACGGCGTGACCGAAGCCGAGGTTCATGTCCTCAAAGAAACACTCGGCGCCGGGCCGAATGATGCGGTGATCATCGTTGCCGCCACCGAGCAGAAGTGCCGGTGTGCCATGCAGATGATCATCCGCCGTGCGAAGATGGCATTCGAAGGTGTTCCCGAGGAGACCAGAAAGATGCTTGAGGGTGGTTCGACCGCATATATGCGCCCGCTTCCCGGCGCGGCACGTATGTATCCCGAGACCGACATCCTTCCCGTTCCGGTCACGAAAGAGTACTGGGAAAGTATCGCGATGCCTGAACTTTTGTCGGTGAAGGCTGAACGTTTTGTCTCCGAGTACGGACTTGATGCCGGCATGGCGAGACAGATGGCATTCTCTGAAAAACTTCCGCTGTTTGAGCGCGCAGTTGCCGAAGGAGTTCGTCCGGTGTTTGCGGCAAGAACGATCCTTGCTTCACTCAAGGAGCTTTCACGTGCCGGGATCTCCTCTGAAACGTTGTCGGATGACGCCATTATCGCGGTAATGAAGACCGTTGAAGCAGGAAATGCGGCAAAAGAAGCCGTTCTCGATATCCTCACGGCATGTGCCAAAGGGATGTCAGTGTCAGATGCGGTCAGTCGTGTTGCCCCTGCATTCTCCCGGGAGGAACTTCAGGATCTGGTACACGACATCGTGTCCGACCGGGTGGATTTCATCCGCACACGCGGCAAGGCGGCCCTTGGCCCCGTCATGGGTCTTGTCATGAAGGAAGTCCGCGGAAGGATCGACGGGAAAGTTGTTTCCGAAGTACTGGATGAGGAGCTTGGCCGTATCATCTGAGTATGTACGGTTGAAGTATAGAGATATGTTTAAGTGACTGGGGCACTAACAAAATACGGAGTTCAATATGGGTAAGACAGGAAGTATCAACTGGCACCAGGTAAAAGGTGTCAACGGTCAGATTCGCCTTGTCCCGCAGAAAGAGGGAGAGGTCAAAAAGCCCGGACCGAATCAGAGATTCAAGAGAGCAAGCATTGTTTCCAAGATTGAGAGCCGCATGGCAAACAATCCGCAGCAGGGACGTGGACGTGGACGCGGTCCGAAGATCGCCGACCAGCGTATCCGCCGCCGGATCCGCCGCTCGAAGAAATCGATGATGGGCGCAAAAGCAAAAGCAAAGCGTTAACATTTCACATCAATTTTTCATTACATCAATACATGATGCGGAACCCCGCGTCATTATTTTTCTCTTGTTTTAGAAATCAGTGCAGATTTTTTTAATCGCATATCTCATTTCAACCGTGTCGAATGACGGTCTATTTCTCAAAAAATGGCAAAAAAGTGTCTGGTTTTTTATATTATTCTGCTCAGATCAGTTCGCCGATCAGATAATGGCGCCTGTGTCCGGTGATCTTCACCGTGATCTCGGTTCCGATATCGATATTTTCCATGATCACAATGTTCTGATAGGTCCGATCGCGCGCAGTGACACTTCCCTGTTTTACGACCTCCGTCACGACTGCCGTCATGATCTGACCGATCAGGGCTTCGTTATTCGCATCATACACTTCATTTGCTGCATTGGTGAGTTCCCGGGACCGCTGTTTTTTGATTTGTTCGGGAATTTTTTTCATCTTTGCTGCGGGTGTGTTCGGGCGCACGGAAAAACGGGTAATGTTCACCTTCCCGGGTCTTGTCCGTCTGATCTGTGCAGAAGACGCCGCAGCATCTTCGTCCGTTTCACCGGAAAAACCTGCAATGTAATCGGTACTTATGCGGATCTGCGGGAACGCTTCGCGTGCCCTTCGGCAAATCTCTTCATACTGCGCCGAGGTGTAGCGTCGTCCCATCAGTCTGAGGACCGAATCAGATCCGGACTGGACCGGGATGTGAAGAAACAGGAAGATCTTCGGGTCCCTGAGTGCGTCAAGAAAATCGTCAAGGATCGGGAGAAGTGTATCGGGATTTGCCATCCCGATCCTAATCATGAAATCTCCCCGGATCTTGCAGAGTTTTCGCAGGAGATCCGGGAGCCGTTGTCCGTCATTTCGGTCAAGACCCCAGGATGATGTATCCTGGGCAGTCAATTGGATCTCGGTCGCTCCTGCTTCAATGATACTCTCTGCCTGCCGAACGATGTCTTCGGCTGAAAAACTCACCAGCTTTCCCCGGGCGATCCGCGTTATGCAGTAAGTACAATGTCCATTACATCCCCGGGCGATCTGGAGAACGGCATTTGTGCCGGAATGTGCAGTTGCGACCTCCATATAGCAGGAGTGGATAAGGGCCGGGTCGATAATATGGATGTGGGGATATTTGGTATGGAGAACGTCTTCGGCGACCGGGGGAAGACAGCCGGTAACAAAAAGAAGTTTTCCGGCATACAGGTCGAGACGTTCATACATATGCTGTTCGGTTTTATCGATAACTACACAGGTATTGATCAAAATTGCATCTGCTTCTTCTGCGGATGATGCCGGCACGCATCCCTGGTTCCTCGCGATCTCCATGAGTTTCTCGGTATCCCCTGCATTATACGTGCACCCGTAGGTTTCGGCATAGAGGGAAATATTTTTGAGAAGCTTCAGTGATTCGGCGGTTTGTGCGTCCATGTTATACCTTACTATATCTTCCCAGAGATAAATAATTAAATAGTATTCAGACTATCATTTTAAAACGGAATATTTTATATGGGAAAAACAGAGAAACCCGGAAAAACGGAAAAAAACAAGTATCAGAAAAAATCAACGCGGTTTCCAAATGAGTCGGGGCGATACTTTAATCGGGAATTATCCTGGCTTAAATTCAATGAAAGGGTATTATATGAAGCAGAAAATACTGATAATCCTCTGCTTGAACGAGTGACCTTTCTCGGGATCGTTGCAGGAAACCTGGATGAATTTTTCATGGTGAGGGTGCCCTCTTATCAGAAAGGCGCCACCTACTCGGCTGACGAGTTCAGCGAAGTGATCGGGAGCGACACGCAGCTTGAGATGATCTATTCCCGCGCCATTGTTCTGATGCGGCACATGGCAACGGTGTGGAACAGTGATCTGGTTCCAAAGCTCGCCGCCGAAGGGATCTTTTTCTTAAAATATGCGGACTGTACCGATGAAGAGAAAAAAACCTTCAAGCGGGAATTTGAGACAGAGGAGTTCACCATTCTCCGTGGAGACCGTTTCTCAGATATCCATCACGATGAGTATCTTCGCGGGTTTGCCATGCTGGTTCAGACAAATATGGGAAGAGCAGTCATCCCTATCCAGAAGATCCTCGATTCTAAGGGAAGATTCGTCCCGGTGGGTAACCGAAAGAATACGTTCATCTTCCGCGAAGATCTTCTGAAAAAATTTATCCCGTCCCTGTTTCTGGATGAGGCCGTATATGCCGTAATGACGGTTCGTCTGACGCGTGATTCCGATCTTGGCCTCAAAGGCGACGATGCCGATGATCTGATCAGTGCGATCATCGACGCACCAAATACACTGGCGAAACGGCTGCCGAGCAGACTTGAAACACTGGATACGATGCCGTTTGGCTATATGGCCCCCTTGGTACAGGCACTCTCCCTTATCCCGGAACTGGTGTATGACATGGCTGCACCTCTGGGTCTTGTCGATCTGAAAGAGTTCCCGGTGAAGAGGCCGCCCCTCAGATTTCCGCCGTATATTGCATCGCTTCCCTCCGGCCTTACCGGCACCTCCGAAAAAATATTTTCCGCGATCGCCCGCAGAGACCGGTTCATGTTCACGCCGTACAACAGTTTCGATGGTCTGATCAATTTCATGTATGCGGCAGCGAATGATCCAACCGTTGTAAAGATCCAGATGACGCTCTACAGACTGGGTTCCGAGTCCCCGGTGATCGCTGCGCTCATCGCTGCGGCAAAAAACAACATAGATGTTACCGCAGTCGTCGAACTGAAAGCGAGTTTTGATGAGGAGACCAACTTCAAGTGGGCAACGAAACTCAAAGAAGGGGGAGTCAATGTCATCGTGGGATACCCTGGTGTCAAAGTCCATGCAAAATGCTGCCTCGTGACCCGAATCGAAAATGGACAGATCGTCCGGTATGCGAACATTTCTACCGGCAACTACAATGCAAAGACCGCAAAGATCTACTCCGACATGTCGATCTTTACGGCAAACGAGGAGATCTGCTCTGATGCTGCCGTATTGTTTGCAATGTTTTCAGGTTCTGTCCCGTCCCCGGTTTACCGCCGTATTATTGTAAGTCCGCACTCGATGAATGAGACGCTTATCAGTAAAATCGAACGTGAAGCTAATGTCTCCGGGAGCAGCGGGAGGATCATAATGAAGATGAACTCGCTGACCGACCGGGACATCATCAATGCGTTGTATGCTGCGTCAGAAAAGGGAGTAAAGATCGATCTTTCCGTAAGGGGTATATGTATTCTCAGACCCGGCGTTCCTGGATTGTCCGAAACGATCCGCGTGACCTCCGTTGTCGGACGGTTTCTGGAGCATACCAGAGTGTATTACTTTGAAAACAGCGGCGACCCTGAGGTGTATATCGGCAGTCCTGATATGATGCCGAGAAACCTGAACCGGCGTATCGAGATCCTCTGCCCGATCCTTGATAAAAAGATAAAAAAGGTCCTCATAGAGAAGATCATTCCCGAGTTCATTTACGACTCGGTGAAAGGCCACACTCTCGACGCGAATGGAAGATATCATCCCCCTGAACGAAAACCGGGCAATTTAAGTTCCCAGCAGAAGTTTATTTCCATGCAGAAGGTCTGGAGATAACGAATCCCATTCTTTTCAGTCGTTGTTGTTCGTCCTGTATGATACGCTGCATTTCGAGAGTATGTTTCCAAAAGGAGGCATTTTTAGGATACCTTTATCATCTTTTTGTGCGATAGTAAATCAATATGACAAGTGTTGTTATGATTGAGCAGGAACTCAATCCAAATGCCTGGAAATTCCAGGTCCTCAAAGCAGTCATTTTTGTTTTGTTTGGAATATTCTGTCTCGTCTTTCCGTTCGCGACCCTGAACTTAGGGGCCTATTTAGTAGCTTTTGTCCTGATTTTCGTGTCGATCGCGGCATTGTTCTCAGGATTTGCCGCATTCGGCGAACCAAAGACCACCTGGTGGATGATCGTGCTTGGTATCATAGGTATCATTATAGCCGTCTATTCCTTCCTGAACCCGGCGTTTATGATCACGTTCGGCACGATCTGTGTGGGAATCATCGCCCTTCTCTCCGGACTGACCGACATTATCCTTGCATTCAGCAAGGGACTTTCCGCAGGCATCCGTGTTCTGACATTCATTTTAGGCGTGCTCGGTATTCTCGTCGGTTTGATCTTTCTCCTTCAGCCGGGGATCGGTGCTGAATTACTGATCATTCTCCTTGGCATATTCCTTATCCTCGGCGGTATCGTCGCATTGATCGAAGGATTCATGTTCAAAAAATTCATTTCTGAAGTGACCAGCTGATCCACTCTTTTTTTTTGTTTTTTGAAAGGCAGTGAGTGCCAAACCTTTTATTATATCGGTGCCATAGAATCAGAGAAGAGCATTATGGCGGAAAATACTAAGAAAATCGCTGAGATCTCGGCAATTCTCGGCATCGATGAACACAGCTGCCGGGAGATCGCGAAAGAGTACGATGAGATCCTCCCCTGTAAGAAGATCGGGAAAGTCAGCGTCTATGAGGACAATACCGTAGACCGGTTCAGAAAGATCGCCGATCTTCAGGCGCAGGGTCTCCCAAAAGAGGTCATCATTCCTGCGATCCGCGGTGGAAAATCCCTGCAGGAGCGGGCAATAGAGGATATGAAAAAGATGGGGGTGGATATCCAGACCGAGCCGAAAAAAATAGTGCCAAAACCAATTCCGCGTTCCGAGACTGAAGA
This region of Methanocorpusculum sp. genomic DNA includes:
- a CDS encoding MerR family transcriptional regulator, translating into MAENTKKIAEISAILGIDEHSCREIAKEYDEILPCKKIGKVSVYEDNTVDRFRKIADLQAQGLPKEVIIPAIRGGKSLQERAIEDMKKMGVDIQTEPKKIVPKPIPRSETEEELILAVRSAETSIAAMEHRLSAFRERSEADTTAILDAVSSVSAEVAELKTQVHTLWDQIAALEEYLRACQNRSIWKR
- the gatD gene encoding Glu-tRNA(Gln) amidotransferase subunit GatD, which encodes MNLNNSDPVTVEFAGIEMDGIFINRSGEHAIVKLSSGYNICVPESLCSPKEKTASAEKPAVIPLNQDASLPLLSIISTGGTIASTVDYRTGAVSSKFTAEDILRSIPELAGIARYHTLQPFQVLSENMNPAMWQELTRNIHDEILKGAQGIIVTHGTDTMLYSAAAVSFMLSTPVPIIFVGAQRSADRPSSDNAMNAICSAKAAVSDLGEVVICMHANESDTKCALHRATRVRKNHTSRRDAFQSIGREPVGSIEYPEGTVVLAKDAVLRGTKELRLSDNLVSNCGLLQYYPGMNPAVIDAFKGYKGLVIAGTGLGHVGTDCIESITRLTASGTTVIMTSQCQAGSVCDRVYETGRDLLDAGVIEGGSMLPEVALVKLMWVLGNATRKEDIRRLMQTNLKGELEYDLWRCA
- the argH gene encoding argininosuccinate lyase; protein product: MATDQIRKGRLDGVRPEAVERYLSSMEADKQIASSDIRVDIAHILMLKKQNLIDGVSAKKLLTALQGYLENGLPEDAFDMTREDIHAGIEAQLIADAGSDAGGRMHLGRSRNDEVATCLRMRTRELIIDTLIALFELRQSLISRAEEHTTTIMPGFTHLQHAQPTTLAHYLLAYESLFARDTSRLFDAYTRVNISPLGSAAFAGTGFPIDRNLTAEYLGFANPMENSMDAVANRDFIAETLSDLAILMTNISRICEELILWSTSFVKFVDLDDAYCSTSSIMPQKKNPDTLEIMRAKSAAVIGELTAALTLIKSLPMSYNRDLQDLNPHLWNAFHQTNTSIPLLAEIISTAEFNVPAMKKQATVGNTTATELADFLVREYNIPFRTAHNIVGRAVKLGSLDLDVVNGAAIELAKISLKEKGLTEDTIKKVLHPATILRQKQSFGSPNPKMMKKAVKVADIRLVQDQVTGDILQDQLRDADEKMKTAIQELDL
- the gatE gene encoding Glu-tRNA(Gln) amidotransferase subunit GatE, with the protein product MDYAAIGLKAGLEIHQQLNTTEKLFCHSPTVVRDSAEHNGEISRYLRIATSEMGDVDRAAKEELMNQRLFTYYTYDSTGLVEIDEEPPAPLNPDALDVVLTIAKMFDMTPLPEIHTMRKMIVDGSATSGFQRTALVALNGSIEHSCRVETIAVEEEACQRIEDTIFSVDRLGIPLIEITTSPCMKTPDEVHDVAQYIGMTLRSTGRVKRGIGTIRQDVNVSIRDGARVEIKGVQELDLIAEVVRREVQRQLSLLAIKDELVARNAIVNGEVYDVTAVFSQTQSQVLKKARVILGTVLHGFNGLVGLEIQPDRRLGSEMSDYAKKCGVGGLFHTDELPAYGVTEAEVHVLKETLGAGPNDAVIIVAATEQKCRCAMQMIIRRAKMAFEGVPEETRKMLEGGSTAYMRPLPGAARMYPETDILPVPVTKEYWESIAMPELLSVKAERFVSEYGLDAGMARQMAFSEKLPLFERAVAEGVRPVFAARTILASLKELSRAGISSETLSDDAIIAVMKTVEAGNAAKEAVLDILTACAKGMSVSDAVSRVAPAFSREELQDLVHDIVSDRVDFIRTRGKAALGPVMGLVMKEVRGRIDGKVVSEVLDEELGRII
- a CDS encoding DUF5350 domain-containing protein, producing MGKTGSINWHQVKGVNGQIRLVPQKEGEVKKPGPNQRFKRASIVSKIESRMANNPQQGRGRGRGPKIADQRIRRRIRRSKKSMMGAKAKAKR
- the ppk1 gene encoding polyphosphate kinase 1, which gives rise to MGKTEKPGKTEKNKYQKKSTRFPNESGRYFNRELSWLKFNERVLYEAENTDNPLLERVTFLGIVAGNLDEFFMVRVPSYQKGATYSADEFSEVIGSDTQLEMIYSRAIVLMRHMATVWNSDLVPKLAAEGIFFLKYADCTDEEKKTFKREFETEEFTILRGDRFSDIHHDEYLRGFAMLVQTNMGRAVIPIQKILDSKGRFVPVGNRKNTFIFREDLLKKFIPSLFLDEAVYAVMTVRLTRDSDLGLKGDDADDLISAIIDAPNTLAKRLPSRLETLDTMPFGYMAPLVQALSLIPELVYDMAAPLGLVDLKEFPVKRPPLRFPPYIASLPSGLTGTSEKIFSAIARRDRFMFTPYNSFDGLINFMYAAANDPTVVKIQMTLYRLGSESPVIAALIAAAKNNIDVTAVVELKASFDEETNFKWATKLKEGGVNVIVGYPGVKVHAKCCLVTRIENGQIVRYANISTGNYNAKTAKIYSDMSIFTANEEICSDAAVLFAMFSGSVPSPVYRRIIVSPHSMNETLISKIEREANVSGSSGRIIMKMNSLTDRDIINALYAASEKGVKIDLSVRGICILRPGVPGLSETIRVTSVVGRFLEHTRVYYFENSGDPEVYIGSPDMMPRNLNRRIEILCPILDKKIKKVLIEKIIPEFIYDSVKGHTLDANGRYHPPERKPGNLSSQQKFISMQKVWR
- a CDS encoding HdeD family acid-resistance protein — protein: MTSVVMIEQELNPNAWKFQVLKAVIFVLFGIFCLVFPFATLNLGAYLVAFVLIFVSIAALFSGFAAFGEPKTTWWMIVLGIIGIIIAVYSFLNPAFMITFGTICVGIIALLSGLTDIILAFSKGLSAGIRVLTFILGVLGILVGLIFLLQPGIGAELLIILLGIFLILGGIVALIEGFMFKKFISEVTS
- a CDS encoding MiaB/RimO family radical SAM methylthiotransferase — encoded protein: MDAQTAESLKLLKNISLYAETYGCTYNAGDTEKLMEIARNQGCVPASSAEEADAILINTCVVIDKTEQHMYERLDLYAGKLLFVTGCLPPVAEDVLHTKYPHIHIIDPALIHSCYMEVATAHSGTNAVLQIARGCNGHCTYCITRIARGKLVSFSAEDIVRQAESIIEAGATEIQLTAQDTSSWGLDRNDGQRLPDLLRKLCKIRGDFMIRIGMANPDTLLPILDDFLDALRDPKIFLFLHIPVQSGSDSVLRLMGRRYTSAQYEEICRRAREAFPQIRISTDYIAGFSGETDEDAAASSAQIRRTRPGKVNITRFSVRPNTPAAKMKKIPEQIKKQRSRELTNAANEVYDANNEALIGQIMTAVVTEVVKQGSVTARDRTYQNIVIMENIDIGTEITVKITGHRRHYLIGELI